Part of the Herbiconiux aconitum genome, CGCCCAGTATCGGGCGAGCGCCTGCAGCGTTTGCAGCTGCACTCCTTGTGCGCGGTCGGCGACGAGCTCGGGCGATGGCCAGCGTGCCGCCTCGATCCGGTGAGTGAGATCGGCGAGCTGGGTGTCGGGGATCGCGACACGGAACGGGGTCAGGCGGGGGTCGGTCTCGGTGGCGAATGCCGTCGACGACGCGTCGGTGGGTGCAGACATGGAACATCTCCTCGTACGACTTGGGCCATGCGGCCGTCTCCACGATGCTGGGCGGCCACCCCCGGTCGCACCGGGTGGACTCCCCGGTGCATACCCCGGGATCAGACGTCGTGCCCCTTGAAGGTTCGGCGGAGCTCACGCCGGGTCGTGACCCCGAGTTTGGTGAAGATGTGGTGCAGGTGCCATTCGACCGTTCTCGGGCTGATGTACAGCGCCGTGCCGATCTCGGGGTTCGTGAGCCCTTCCACGGCGAGCTTGGCGACGGTGGCCTCCTGAGGGGTCAAGCCCGTGGAGATCCGCTCGTCGCGAGTGCGCACGGTCTCCCCGGTGGCGAGGAGTTCCCGGCGGGCCCGCTCGGCGAACGCGACAAGCCCCATCGCAGCCAGTGCCGAGTGGGCGGCGCGGAGCTGGCCCCGTGCTTCGGCGCGGCGGCGCTCGCGGCGCAGCCATTCGCCGTAGAGCAGCCGCGCACGAGCCAGTTCCACCCTCACCGTGGTGCGAGCCAGGTGTTCCAGGCCGAGGCGGTGAAGTTCGTCGGCGGATTCGCCTTCGCTCACCAGCGCACGCCGGCTCGCCGCGACGCCGAGCGCCCACTCGGTGCCACTCTGGGCGGCCATGGCGGAGAGGTCGTCCAACGCGGCCTCGGCGACCGGCAGATCACCGATCCGCGCGGCCGCCTCGACGAGCTCCGCGAGAGCCCACTGTGCGGCGCCGAGCTCGAGGGGGCATTCCGCCGCGATCCGTGCCGCGTCGAGCGCATCCTCATACCGCCCCAGCCCGTTGTAGAGCACGGCGCGTGCCCAGTGGATCAGGGTGACCCCGGCCCCCTCACCGCGGGCACGGACTCTCTCCAGAGCGTCGTCGAACATGGCCTCGCCCCGTTCCAGATCGCCTCTCACGGCAAGGAGACCGATCTCGCCGTAGGGGGCGAGACCGCTCCCTGTGAGGTCGGCGACGAACCGGGACTCCTCGACCAGATAGGCCGCGGCGGCCAGATCGCCGGTGAAGAGGTGCATGATCGTGCGATCCACCAACGCCCGGGGCAGCGCGTCGAGCACTTCGGCCGCACGGGCGACCATCACCTGGCGGCGGGTGAGCACATCCCAATCCCGGTCGTCCCACAGCGAGGCTGCGGTCGCGGCGGCCAGCCGGGTATCGCTCAGCAGGCCGTCGGGTTCGTGCGCTGCGGCCGCGAAGGCCTCGACGGCGCGACGTGAGAGCGGCAGCGCTGGTGCGAATCCCTCTGTGAAGCGGATGGCGAGCGCCTCGAGAAGCGCGTCGCGTAGGCGCGGCGGGTCCGCCGGCGGTGCGTGCCGAACCGCCTCGGCGACCTCTCTGGTTCCGGGTCCGGCGGCGAGTCGTTCGGTGAGAACGGCCGCGGAGAAGGCGTCGACATAGGCATCCCTCGCGAGGCGCGCATCGATCGGTTCCAGGCGCCGGGCAGCGGAGAGCAGCAATGGCAGTGCCTCGTTGCCGTTGTGCGCCCCGAACGAGTTCTCGGCCCGCACCAGCTCGATCCGCGCCCGATCGGCGTCGGCCAGCGATGGCACGTCGACCAGGCGCAGCAGGTTCGAACTGTCGGCGAACCCGCCCGCGCGCGTCTTCGCCTGAGCGGCATCGAGATTGCGTCGCACCCGTTCCGACGGATCCCCGGTCAAGGCAGCTGCCCGCTCCAGGAATGCTGCCGCTGCCGCCAGGCCTCCCTGCGCAGTGGCCCGGGTTGCAGACCGTTCGAGCTCATCGGCGACGGCGTCGTCGGGCCCGACGACGGCACGGGCACGATGCCACGCCGTTCGATCGGGATCCGCCTCTGCATCCATGCTGTCCGCCAGCGCCTGGTGCGCTTGGCGGCGCTGGGCGGGAGTCGCCGACCGATAGATCGCCGAGCGCACGAGCGGATGCCGGAACCGCACGGTGCCGTCCAGCTCGATCAGGCCCGCCGTCTCGGCCGGCGTCGCCGCGTCGGGCTCAATCCCGAACCGAGCCGCTGCGCGCTCGAGCAGGATCCGGTCACCGACGGGCTCGGCAGCCGCAAGGAGCAGCAGGCGTCGGGTCGCCCGAGGGAGCGCCCGTGTTCTGCGCAGGAACTGCTGTTCGAGGCGGTCTGCCATGGGTGTGGCCTTCAGCCCTCCTTCACTCTCGAAAGACAGCTCGCCCGCCGAGAGGCCCCGCGGCAGTTCGAGCAGGGCGAGCGGGTTGCCGTGACTTTCGGCCACGATCCGGTCGCGCACGGCCGGCTCGATCGTTCCGATGACGGCGGAGTCCAGGAGGGCGATCGACTCGGCGGCGCTGAGGCCCGTCACGACGAGTTCCGCGAGCCCGTCGAAACGTCGCGCAGTGGAGGTGTCCCGAGTGGAGACGATGGCGACCACCGGCTCCATCCCGAGTCGGCGAACAGCGAACTCGAGGGCCTGAGCGGAAGCATCGTCCAACCATTGGGCGTCGTCGACGCAGCAGATCAACGGCCTGCTCTCGGCCAGTTCCGACAGAAGTGTCAGCACCGCCAGACCGACGAGAAAACGATCGGGAGCCGCGCCCGATTGCAGGCCGAAGACCGTTCTGAGCGCGTGGTTCTGGGGTGCTGGGAGTGCGTCGAACCGCGAGAGGAAAGGGGCGCACAGCTGATGCAGGCCGGCGTAGGCGAGCTCCGCCTCCGACTCGACGCCGACGACCCGCGCCACTTGGCAGTCGGTCGCCTGCTCGAGCAAGAACTGCAACAGGGCGCTCTTGCCGACCCCGGCCTCGCCGCGAACGATGAGAACCCCACCACGGCCCTCTCGGGCCGCCGTCAGCAGGCCACTCAACCTCTCGCATTCGGGTTGCCGGCCGATGAGTCGAGACGGACTTCCAGGCTGCGGCACGCTCCCCACCCATTCCTGTGGATTGCGAGCCCGTTCGGCAAGTCCCCGGCCAACTGCACGGGCATCATCAGTTGGACTCGTCCACGAACCGCTGCCCGGCAGTCTAGCCATCGGGTGATCGGGCGTCCATGGCGGTCGGGCTGAATGCCGCGGCCGAGTGGGTCAGAGGGGGCGGGAGAGGGCGTCGAGACGTTTGCGCCAGGTGGCCGCGCGGGAGGGGCGCACCTCGAGCACGGGGCCGTCGATCCAGACGTCGACCACGCTGATGCCGTGCAGGGCGCTCACGATCCAGAGCTCGCAGCCGTCGAGGTCGGCGGGGCGGGCACGCTCCTCCACCACGCGGGTGCCGGTGGCGGTGGCGATCAGACGGATGCTCCGCGCGGTCACACTCGGCACCCGCGCGAGATCGCTCGATGGCGCGACCAGCGTCTCGCCCCGCCACCACAGCAGCGCCGAGCTCGATCCGTCGACGATGTAGCCGTCGTGCAGCAGCACGACCTCGTCGGCGCCGTTCTCCTGTGCGGTCGCGCGGAGGGCGAGCAGCCGCTCGAGGTCGGGGCCTTTGACGCGCGGAACCCGTCGCGGGTCGGCGGCCTCGTGCGTCATGAGCACGGCCGACTCGCGCAACCGCGGCGCCACGCGCACGCGCAGCCGCAATTCGTACTCGGCGGCCGATTCGCCTCCGTCCGTTCCCGTGCCGGCGGCCACGCGCGCCAGCTCCACGCGCGGAAACAGGGCCCCCGAGCGGAACGCCCGCAGCCGCCCGATCGCCGCCCCCCAGAACGCCTCGGCTTCAGCTTCGGATACCTCGGCGGCCGACTCCTCGACGCTCGTCAGGAACCTTTCGCGATGCGCATCGATCGCCCGCACCCGCCCCGATGCCGAGACGAACCAGGAGTCGGCGACCAGCAGTTCGTCGTGCGGCCGCAGCTCGCTCTCGATCAACGCGCCGCGGGCCCAGACGAAGGTCGCGGGGGCCTCTGCCACGGTCGATCCTCCTTCGTCGCGCCACGTTCTGCGCCACGTCCTACGCTAGTGCAATGCCCCTGACGCTCCTTCGGCGAAGGCTGGACGTCGAGCTCGACCCGGCCGTCGCGTTCGGCGCCCTCCACGCGCGGGCGCAGAACGCGTTCTGGCTCGACAGCGGGGTGCATGCCGCAAGCGGCATGAGTTACCTGGGGGCCTCCGACGACGTGCGGCGCTGGTCGTCGTGGGCCGAGGTGCTGTCGGGGCTGAGTGAGGTGGGCGCACTCGAAGGCGAGGCCGGTGAGGGTGGCGCCGATGCAGAAACGGGCGGAGCGGATGCGCGACGCGACCCCGACTTCCGCCTCGGCTGGGTGGGGTGGCTGGCCTACGAGCTCGGCACGCTCGACGAAGAGCAGGCGGGTCGCGTGCCGCACCCCGCGCATCCGGTGGCCGTCTTCCTGCGGGTCGACCGGGCAGTCGAGTTCGACCACGCGACGGGCGCCGTCACCCTGCTGGCGCTCGATGCTCCGGATGCCGAGTCCTGGTTCGCCGAAACAGCAGCGGCCCTCGAAGCGGCGGCCCGCGCCGCCGCGAACGCCCCAGCGTCCGCACCGG contains:
- a CDS encoding helix-turn-helix transcriptional regulator — translated: MARLPGSGSWTSPTDDARAVGRGLAERARNPQEWVGSVPQPGSPSRLIGRQPECERLSGLLTAAREGRGGVLIVRGEAGVGKSALLQFLLEQATDCQVARVVGVESEAELAYAGLHQLCAPFLSRFDALPAPQNHALRTVFGLQSGAAPDRFLVGLAVLTLLSELAESRPLICCVDDAQWLDDASAQALEFAVRRLGMEPVVAIVSTRDTSTARRFDGLAELVVTGLSAAESIALLDSAVIGTIEPAVRDRIVAESHGNPLALLELPRGLSAGELSFESEGGLKATPMADRLEQQFLRRTRALPRATRRLLLLAAAEPVGDRILLERAAARFGIEPDAATPAETAGLIELDGTVRFRHPLVRSAIYRSATPAQRRQAHQALADSMDAEADPDRTAWHRARAVVGPDDAVADELERSATRATAQGGLAAAAAFLERAAALTGDPSERVRRNLDAAQAKTRAGGFADSSNLLRLVDVPSLADADRARIELVRAENSFGAHNGNEALPLLLSAARRLEPIDARLARDAYVDAFSAAVLTERLAAGPGTREVAEAVRHAPPADPPRLRDALLEALAIRFTEGFAPALPLSRRAVEAFAAAAHEPDGLLSDTRLAAATAASLWDDRDWDVLTRRQVMVARAAEVLDALPRALVDRTIMHLFTGDLAAAAYLVEESRFVADLTGSGLAPYGEIGLLAVRGDLERGEAMFDDALERVRARGEGAGVTLIHWARAVLYNGLGRYEDALDAARIAAECPLELGAAQWALAELVEAAARIGDLPVAEAALDDLSAMAAQSGTEWALGVAASRRALVSEGESADELHRLGLEHLARTTVRVELARARLLYGEWLRRERRRAEARGQLRAAHSALAAMGLVAFAERARRELLATGETVRTRDERISTGLTPQEATVAKLAVEGLTNPEIGTALYISPRTVEWHLHHIFTKLGVTTRRELRRTFKGHDV
- a CDS encoding aminotransferase class IV, which produces MAEAPATFVWARGALIESELRPHDELLVADSWFVSASGRVRAIDAHRERFLTSVEESAAEVSEAEAEAFWGAAIGRLRAFRSGALFPRVELARVAAGTGTDGGESAAEYELRLRVRVAPRLRESAVLMTHEAADPRRVPRVKGPDLERLLALRATAQENGADEVVLLHDGYIVDGSSSALLWWRGETLVAPSSDLARVPSVTARSIRLIATATGTRVVEERARPADLDGCELWIVSALHGISVVDVWIDGPVLEVRPSRAATWRKRLDALSRPL